From Tiliqua scincoides isolate rTilSci1 chromosome 2, rTilSci1.hap2, whole genome shotgun sequence, the proteins below share one genomic window:
- the LOC136640620 gene encoding adiponectin receptor protein 1-like yields MEPLKERARWCAGYRGEEALAETRPLLQEDTGQDGVEMGVEPTDWESDDPALEENEASTDPVRVLMLPLQAHHAMEKMEEFVLKVWEGRWRVMPYDVLPDWLKDNDFLLHGHRPPMPSFRACFRSIFRLHTETGNIWTHLLGFLFFLVLGIGYMISPNMKYVAPIQERVVFGMFFLGAILCLCFSWLFHTVYCHSESVSRTFSKLDYSGIALLTMGSFVPWLYYSFYCSPQPQLIYLIIICVLGITAIMVSQWDHFATPQYRAVRAGVFLGLGLSGLVPTLHFMISEGFIKATTVGQIGWLFLMAVLYILGVALYAARIPERFFPGKCDIWFHSHQIFHVLVVAAACVHLHGVSQLQAFRTSLGGSCTENTVL; encoded by the exons atggagcccctgaaggagcGGGCTAGGTGGTGCGCAGGGTACCGGGGGGAGGAGGCCCTGGCTGAAACGAGACCTTTGCTGCAAGAAGACACTGGCCAG GATGGTGTTGAGATGGGAGTTGAACCCACAGACTGGGAGTCAGATGATCCAGCATTAGAGGAGAATGAGGCTAGCACCGATCCTGTTCGAGTTCTGATGCTGCCACTTCAGGCCCACCATGCAATGGAGAAGATGGAAGAGTTTGTGTTAAAG GTTTGGGAAGGTCGCTGGCGTGTCATGCCTTATGATGTCCTGCCTGACTGGCTCAAAGACAATGATTTCCTCCTGCATGGGCACCGACCACCCATGCCTTCATTCCGTGCCTGTTTCCGCAGCATCTTCCGCCTCCACACTGAAACTGGCAACATCTGGACACATCTGCTTG gtttCCTATTCTTCCTGGTCTTGGGCATTGGATACATGATCAGTCCCAACATGAAATATGTCGCCCCCATCCAGGAGCGCGTTGTCTTTGGCATGTTCTTCTTGGGAGCCATTCTTTGCCTCTGTTTCTCCTGGCTCTTCCACACTGTCTATTGCCACTCTGAAAGTGTTTCCCGCACCTTCTCCAA ATTGGATTACTCTGGCATCGCCCTGCTCACCATGGGCAGTTTTGTACCTTGGCTGTATTACTCCTTTTACTGCTCACCACAACCCCAACTCATCTACCTCATCATCATTTGTGTGCTGGGCATAACAGCCATCATGGTGTCACAATGGGACCACTTCGCCACTCCACAGTACCGAGCAGTTCGGGCAG GTGTGTTTCTGGGCTTAGGACTGAGTGGGCTGGTGCCAACTCTCCATTTCATGATCTCGGAAGGATTCATCAAGGCAACCACAGTAGGACAGATTGGGTGGCTGTTCTTGATGGCTGTCCTCTACATCCTGGGGGTTGCTTTGTATGCTGCTCGCATCCCCGAACGCTTCTTTCCGGGCAAGTGTGACATATGG TTCCACTCCCACCAGATCTTCCATGTGCTGGTGGTAGCAGCAGCCTGCGTCCATCTACACGGGGTCTCCCAGCTGCAGGCGTTCCGAACATCACTGGGTGGCAGCTGCACCGAGAACACTGTGCTCTGA